The following coding sequences are from one Mesorhizobium onobrychidis window:
- the gyrB gene encoding DNA topoisomerase (ATP-hydrolyzing) subunit B — translation MSDQIDNANGAEAEYGADSIKVLKGLDAVRKRPGMYIGDTDDGSGLHHMVYEVVDNAIDEALAGHADLVTVTLNPDGSVTVIDNGRGIPTDIHTGEGISAAEVIMTQLHAGGKFDQNSYKVSGGLHGVGVSVVNALSAWLKLKIRRNGEIYEMSFTHGNADAPLRVTGTYEQRKVAGTYEGRSGSEITFFPSAETFTMVEFDFGTLEHRLRELAFLNSGVRIVLTDARHADVVRHELHYDGGLEEFVKYLDRVKKPLIDKPIAIKAERDGITVEVAMWWNDSYHENVLAFTNNIPQRDGGTHLAGFRGALTRQITGYGESSGLTKKEKVALIGDDCREGLTAVLSVKVPDPKFSSQTKDKLVSSEVRPVVEGLVNEALGTWLEEHPTEGKVVIDKVIQAAAAREAARKARDITRKSSLGVTSLPGKLADCQERDPAKSEIFIVEGDSAGGSAKGGRSRQNQAILPLRGKILNVERARFDRMLGSDMIGTLITALGTSIGKDEFNADKLRYHKIILMTDADVDGAHIRTLLLTFFFRQMPELIERGHLYIAQPPLYKVTRGKSSQYLKDESAFEEFLIGSGLEEASLALSTGEVRAGQDLRSAIDDALAVRQLINGLHTRYNRGVVEQAAIAGALNPDVFADLGRANAMAERVARRLDIIAEDTERGWTGRMSTSNEGIGGYVFERTVRSVKEFAHLDLALINSADARQLDRYAPRLAEVYGEPPLLRRKDVSETISGPLALLNAVFATGRKGLTMQRYKGLGEMNAEQLWETTLDPNVRSLLQVKVNDATDADSLFSRLMGDEVEPRREFIQENALSVANLDI, via the coding sequence ATGAGCGATCAGATCGACAACGCCAACGGCGCTGAGGCCGAGTACGGCGCCGATTCCATCAAGGTTTTGAAGGGGTTGGATGCCGTCCGCAAGCGGCCTGGCATGTATATCGGCGATACCGACGACGGCTCGGGCCTGCATCACATGGTCTACGAGGTCGTCGACAACGCCATCGATGAAGCGCTGGCCGGCCATGCCGACCTCGTCACGGTAACGCTCAACCCCGACGGTTCGGTGACGGTCATCGACAATGGCCGCGGCATTCCGACCGATATCCACACCGGCGAAGGCATTTCGGCGGCCGAAGTGATCATGACGCAGCTGCATGCCGGCGGCAAGTTTGACCAGAACTCCTACAAGGTGTCCGGCGGCCTGCACGGCGTCGGCGTCTCGGTGGTCAACGCGCTGTCGGCCTGGCTGAAGCTGAAAATCCGCCGCAACGGCGAGATCTACGAGATGAGCTTCACGCACGGCAATGCCGACGCGCCATTGAGGGTTACCGGCACCTACGAACAGCGCAAGGTTGCCGGCACCTATGAGGGGCGCAGCGGCAGCGAGATCACTTTCTTTCCGTCGGCCGAGACGTTCACCATGGTCGAGTTCGACTTCGGCACGCTGGAGCACCGGCTGCGCGAACTCGCCTTCCTGAATTCCGGTGTGCGCATCGTTCTGACCGATGCCCGCCATGCCGACGTCGTGCGCCATGAACTGCACTATGATGGCGGGCTCGAGGAGTTCGTCAAATATCTCGACCGCGTCAAGAAACCGCTGATCGACAAGCCGATTGCGATCAAAGCCGAGCGCGACGGCATCACCGTCGAGGTCGCCATGTGGTGGAACGACAGCTATCACGAGAACGTGCTGGCCTTCACCAACAACATTCCGCAACGCGACGGCGGCACGCATCTTGCCGGCTTCCGCGGCGCGCTGACGCGCCAGATAACCGGCTATGGCGAATCCTCGGGCCTCACCAAGAAGGAGAAGGTGGCGCTGATCGGCGACGACTGCCGCGAAGGGCTGACGGCGGTGCTGTCGGTCAAGGTTCCCGATCCGAAATTCTCCTCGCAGACCAAGGACAAGCTGGTCTCATCCGAAGTTCGCCCGGTGGTGGAAGGGCTCGTCAACGAAGCGCTCGGCACCTGGCTCGAAGAGCACCCGACCGAGGGCAAGGTGGTCATCGACAAGGTCATCCAGGCGGCAGCGGCGCGCGAAGCCGCGCGCAAGGCGCGCGACATCACCCGCAAGAGCTCGCTCGGCGTCACCTCGCTGCCCGGCAAGCTGGCCGACTGCCAGGAACGCGATCCGGCGAAGTCCGAAATCTTCATCGTCGAGGGCGACAGCGCCGGCGGCTCGGCCAAGGGCGGCCGTTCGCGCCAGAACCAGGCCATTCTTCCCCTGCGCGGCAAGATCCTCAATGTCGAGCGGGCCCGCTTCGACCGCATGCTCGGCTCCGACATGATCGGCACGCTGATCACCGCGCTCGGCACCTCAATCGGCAAGGACGAGTTCAACGCCGACAAATTGCGCTACCACAAGATCATCCTGATGACCGACGCCGACGTCGACGGCGCTCATATCCGCACCTTGCTGCTGACCTTCTTCTTCCGGCAGATGCCGGAACTGATCGAGCGCGGCCATCTCTATATCGCCCAGCCGCCGCTCTACAAGGTGACGCGCGGCAAGAGCTCGCAATACCTCAAAGACGAAAGCGCCTTCGAGGAATTCCTGATCGGCTCCGGGCTGGAGGAGGCGTCGCTTGCCCTCAGCACCGGCGAGGTGCGGGCCGGGCAGGACCTGCGCAGCGCCATCGACGATGCGCTGGCGGTGCGCCAGCTCATCAACGGGCTGCACACGCGCTATAACAGAGGCGTGGTCGAGCAGGCGGCGATCGCCGGCGCACTCAACCCGGACGTTTTCGCCGATCTCGGCCGGGCCAACGCCATGGCCGAGCGTGTCGCCCGGCGCCTCGACATCATCGCCGAGGACACCGAACGCGGCTGGACCGGCCGCATGTCGACGTCGAACGAAGGCATCGGCGGCTATGTGTTCGAGCGCACGGTGCGCAGCGTCAAGGAGTTCGCGCATCTCGATCTCGCGCTGATCAATTCGGCCGACGCCCGCCAGCTCGACCGCTATGCGCCGCGCCTCGCGGAAGTCTATGGCGAGCCGCCGCTGCTGCGCCGCAAGGATGTGTCCGAAACCATCTCGGGACCGCTGGCGCTGCTCAATGCCGTGTTTGCCACCGGCCGCAAGGGCCTGACCATGCAGCGCTACAAGGGCCTCGGCGAGATGAACGCCGAGCAGCTCTGGGAAACCACACTCGACCCGAATGTGCGCTCGCTCTTACAGGTCAAGGTCAATGACGCAACGGACGCCGACTCGCTGTTTTCGCGGCTGATGGGCGACGAGGTCGAGCCCAGGCGCGAGTTCATCCAGGAAAACGCGCTGTCGGTGGCCAATCTGGATATTTGA
- a CDS encoding NAD(P)(+) transhydrogenase (Re/Si-specific) subunit beta, whose product MNANFASFLYLVSGILFILALRGLSHPTTSRQGNMYGMIGMGIAIVTTLALATPSAGGFGLIVLGLLIGGSVGAITARRIAMTSMPQLVAAFHSLVGLAAVMVAAAAVYAPESFGIGTVADIHAQALIEMSLGVAIGAITFTGSVIAFLKLDGRMSGKPIMIGGRHFINAALGIALIVLIVLLVTTESKLVFWLIVAASLVLGVLLIIPIGGADMPVVVSMLNSYSGWAAAALGFTLGNLALIITGALVGSSGAILSYIMCKGMNRSFISVILGGFGGETSATADDGIERTVKQGSADDAAYLMMNAQKVIIVPGYGMAVAQAQHALREMADKLKANGVDVKYAIHPVAGRMPGHMNVLLAEANVPYDEVFELEDINSEFAQADVAYVIGANDVTNPSARDDKSSPIFGMPILDVDKARTCLFVKRSLGSGYAGIDNTLFYKDGTMMLLGDAKKMTEEIVKAMDH is encoded by the coding sequence ATGAACGCCAACTTCGCCTCCTTCCTCTATCTGGTCTCCGGCATCCTGTTCATCCTGGCATTGCGCGGCCTGTCGCACCCGACCACGAGCCGTCAGGGCAACATGTACGGCATGATCGGCATGGGCATCGCCATTGTCACTACGCTGGCGCTGGCGACCCCTTCGGCCGGAGGCTTCGGCCTCATCGTGTTGGGTCTTTTGATCGGCGGCTCGGTCGGCGCGATCACCGCACGGCGCATCGCCATGACCTCGATGCCGCAGCTGGTCGCCGCCTTCCACTCGCTCGTCGGCCTCGCCGCCGTCATGGTGGCGGCTGCCGCCGTCTATGCACCGGAAAGCTTCGGCATCGGCACGGTCGCCGACATCCACGCCCAGGCGCTGATCGAGATGAGCCTCGGTGTCGCCATCGGCGCCATCACCTTCACCGGCTCGGTCATCGCCTTCCTCAAGCTCGATGGCCGCATGTCGGGCAAGCCGATCATGATCGGCGGCCGTCACTTCATCAACGCGGCCCTCGGCATCGCGCTGATCGTGCTGATCGTGCTGCTGGTCACGACCGAGTCCAAGCTGGTATTCTGGCTGATCGTGGCGGCATCGCTTGTCCTTGGCGTCCTGCTCATCATCCCGATCGGCGGGGCCGACATGCCAGTCGTCGTCTCGATGCTGAATTCTTATTCGGGTTGGGCTGCTGCGGCACTCGGCTTCACGCTCGGCAACCTGGCGCTGATCATCACCGGCGCGCTGGTCGGCTCGTCCGGCGCGATCCTGTCCTACATTATGTGCAAGGGGATGAACCGGTCGTTCATCTCGGTCATCCTCGGCGGCTTCGGCGGCGAGACTTCCGCCACTGCCGACGACGGCATCGAGCGCACGGTCAAGCAGGGCTCGGCCGACGATGCCGCCTATCTAATGATGAACGCGCAGAAGGTCATCATCGTGCCGGGCTATGGCATGGCGGTCGCCCAGGCGCAGCATGCGCTACGCGAGATGGCCGACAAGCTCAAGGCCAACGGTGTCGATGTGAAGTACGCCATTCATCCGGTCGCCGGCCGCATGCCCGGCCACATGAACGTGCTCTTGGCCGAAGCCAACGTGCCTTACGACGAAGTGTTCGAGCTCGAGGATATCAACTCCGAATTCGCGCAAGCCGACGTCGCCTATGTCATCGGCGCCAACGACGTCACCAACCCGTCCGCGCGGGACGACAAGAGCTCCCCGATTTTCGGCATGCCGATCCTCGATGTCGACAAGGCTCGCACCTGCCTGTTCGTCAAGCGCTCGCTCGGCTCCGGCTATGCCGGCATCGACAACACGCTGTTCTATAAGGACGGCACCATGATGCTGCTCGGCGACGCCAAGAAGATGACCGAAGAGATCGTCAAGGCCATGGATCATTGA
- a CDS encoding NAD(P) transhydrogenase subunit alpha produces MDQTLQKALDQLDQATAAVRLAVQDLATAPGGTEAAGDAAHALSGGAIDPFVFRFAIFVLAIFVGYYVVWSVTPALHTPLMAVTNAISSVIVVGALLAVGISASGIATGFGFVALMLVSVNIFGGFLVTQRMLAMYKKKDK; encoded by the coding sequence ATGGACCAGACCTTGCAGAAAGCCCTAGACCAGCTCGACCAGGCGACCGCCGCCGTCCGGCTCGCGGTGCAGGATCTGGCCACTGCTCCAGGCGGCACCGAAGCGGCCGGTGATGCTGCGCACGCGTTGTCCGGCGGGGCGATCGATCCGTTCGTCTTCCGCTTCGCCATTTTTGTCCTGGCGATCTTCGTTGGCTATTACGTCGTCTGGTCGGTGACGCCGGCGCTGCACACGCCGCTGATGGCCGTCACCAACGCCATTTCATCGGTCATCGTCGTCGGTGCGCTGCTTGCCGTCGGCATCTCGGCGTCCGGCATCGCCACCGGCTTCGGTTTCGTCGCGCTGATGCTGGTCTCGGTCAACATCTTCGGCGGCTTCCTCGTCACCCAGCGCATGCTGGCGATGTACAAGAAGAAGGACAAGTAG
- a CDS encoding Re/Si-specific NAD(P)(+) transhydrogenase subunit alpha yields MGQTVFIPRELDANEPRVAASPDTVKRLAGLGFDVIVESGAGTGSRIPDEEFAKAGAVIGKAGAVARADVVLKVRRPDEAELKAYRPGTAVVAIIDPYGNDAAVDALARAGVTAFSMEFMPRITRAQSMDVLSSQANLAGYQAVIDAAAEYDRALPMMMTAAGTVPAAKAFIMGVGVAGLQAIATARRLGAVVTATDVRPAAKEQVASLGAKFLAVEDEEFKAAETAGGYAKEMSREYQAKQAALTAEHIAKQDIVITTALIPGRPAPKLVSAAMVASMKPGSVIVDLAVERGGNVEGAVPGQVVTTINGVKIVGHLNVPGRVAASASLLYARNLFAFLETLVDKTTKTLAINRDDELVKATMLTDGGQVVHPAFAGKPAVMIASAEPAKPAPAKEPAASKKAAAPKKLAAPKSPANKPKGIA; encoded by the coding sequence GTGGGACAGACGGTTTTCATCCCTCGTGAGCTCGATGCGAACGAGCCGCGCGTTGCTGCCTCGCCCGACACGGTGAAGCGGCTGGCGGGGCTGGGGTTTGACGTCATCGTCGAAAGCGGCGCCGGCACGGGATCGCGCATTCCCGACGAGGAGTTCGCCAAGGCCGGTGCTGTGATCGGCAAAGCCGGCGCTGTCGCCAGGGCCGATGTGGTGCTGAAGGTGCGCCGGCCCGATGAGGCGGAGCTGAAGGCCTACCGCCCGGGCACTGCCGTCGTCGCCATTATCGATCCTTACGGCAACGATGCTGCCGTCGATGCTCTGGCAAGGGCCGGCGTCACCGCCTTCTCGATGGAGTTCATGCCGCGCATCACGCGCGCCCAATCGATGGACGTCCTGTCCAGCCAGGCGAACCTCGCCGGCTATCAGGCGGTGATCGACGCGGCTGCCGAATATGACCGGGCGCTGCCGATGATGATGACGGCGGCCGGCACGGTGCCGGCGGCGAAAGCCTTCATCATGGGCGTCGGCGTCGCCGGCCTGCAGGCGATTGCGACGGCAAGGCGGCTTGGCGCCGTCGTCACCGCCACCGACGTGCGCCCCGCCGCCAAGGAACAGGTCGCGTCGCTCGGCGCAAAGTTCCTGGCGGTCGAGGATGAGGAGTTCAAGGCGGCCGAGACGGCTGGCGGCTACGCCAAGGAAATGTCTAGGGAATACCAGGCCAAGCAAGCGGCACTGACCGCCGAGCACATCGCCAAGCAGGACATCGTCATCACAACGGCGCTGATTCCCGGCCGTCCGGCGCCGAAGCTGGTTTCGGCCGCGATGGTCGCCTCGATGAAGCCGGGCTCGGTGATCGTCGACCTAGCGGTCGAGCGCGGCGGCAATGTCGAAGGCGCTGTGCCGGGACAGGTGGTGACCACGATCAACGGGGTAAAAATCGTCGGCCATCTCAATGTGCCGGGCCGCGTCGCGGCCTCCGCCTCGCTGCTCTATGCCAGGAATCTCTTTGCGTTCCTCGAGACGCTGGTCGACAAGACCACGAAGACGCTGGCCATCAACCGTGACGACGAATTGGTCAAGGCGACGATGCTGACCGATGGCGGCCAGGTCGTGCATCCGGCCTTCGCCGGCAAGCCGGCGGTGATGATCGCCTCGGCTGAGCCTGCGAAGCCCGCTCCTGCAAAAGAACCAGCCGCGTCAAAGAAAGCTGCCGCTCCAAAGAAACTTGCCGCACCCAAATCGCCCGCTAATAAGCCGAAAGGGATCGCGTGA
- a CDS encoding aa3-type cytochrome c oxidase subunit IV has product MADHSPTGPVELGAKMDYAEHDRTYAGFLRLAKYGSLFCLAVLLAMAFGFFAGGFFSGFVLFALILAVGAFILR; this is encoded by the coding sequence ATGGCTGATCACTCGCCGACCGGTCCTGTCGAACTAGGCGCGAAGATGGACTATGCCGAGCACGACCGCACCTATGCCGGATTCCTCAGGCTCGCGAAATACGGATCGCTCTTTTGCCTCGCCGTGCTTCTGGCAATGGCTTTCGGCTTCTTTGCGGGCGGCTTCTTCTCGGGATTTGTCCTGTTCGCACTGATCCTCGCCGTCGGCGCTTTCATTCTCCGGTAA
- a CDS encoding DUF3096 domain-containing protein produces the protein MTISTLALTPLISLIAGVLILVMPRLLNYIVALYLIVVGLLGLFPHLAG, from the coding sequence ATGACCATTTCCACGCTCGCACTCACTCCGCTGATCTCGCTGATTGCCGGCGTGCTGATCCTGGTGATGCCGCGACTCCTCAACTACATCGTCGCGCTCTACCTGATCGTCGTCGGCCTGCTTGGGCTGTTTCCGCATCTCGCCGGCTGA
- a CDS encoding N-acyl amino acid synthase FeeM domain-containing protein has protein sequence MAEGNCIVAVSEGVVHVDDGPTDLSGMSSFSRNVSTLLERVEYRRCESGEDMEAIYRLRYKAYRLNGFLPESSDQMMMDALDDTPNCYRFGVFVDNSLVCTLRIHHLTPSEPYAPAMTRFGDLLHPRLLRGESFINPTLLAADPDFISMHRALPYVTLRLALIASIRFHVTACLGVIRKEHTAFYQRIFGAVQVGQPRDYPPFTVPVVLYDANYEINLERVLQRFPFFRSTPMEQRMLFETPSAGELAPLTILPTAKYYREAA, from the coding sequence ATGGCAGAAGGGAATTGTATTGTGGCGGTATCCGAAGGGGTTGTTCATGTGGATGACGGACCGACCGACCTCAGCGGGATGTCTTCCTTCTCGCGCAATGTTTCGACCCTTCTTGAGCGCGTGGAATACAGGCGCTGCGAAAGCGGTGAAGACATGGAGGCGATTTACCGGCTTCGCTACAAGGCTTACCGGCTGAACGGCTTTCTGCCTGAATCCAGCGACCAGATGATGATGGATGCGCTCGACGACACGCCGAACTGTTATCGCTTTGGTGTCTTCGTCGACAATTCCCTTGTGTGTACGCTCCGTATTCATCATCTGACACCGAGCGAACCTTACGCGCCCGCAATGACCAGATTCGGCGATCTGCTTCATCCGCGCCTGCTTCGCGGCGAATCCTTCATCAATCCGACGCTTCTGGCAGCCGACCCGGACTTCATATCGATGCATCGTGCCCTGCCTTACGTTACGTTGCGGCTAGCACTTATTGCCAGCATCCGCTTCCACGTGACTGCCTGTCTCGGCGTGATCCGCAAGGAACACACGGCTTTCTACCAGCGGATTTTCGGTGCCGTGCAAGTGGGGCAACCGAGAGACTATCCTCCATTCACCGTTCCCGTGGTACTCTATGACGCGAACTACGAGATCAATTTGGAGCGGGTACTCCAGCGTTTCCCGTTCTTCCGGTCGACGCCGATGGAGCAGCGCATGCTGTTCGAGACGCCTAGTGCCGGTGAACTCGCACCGCTGACCATCCTGCCGACGGCCAAATACTATCGCGAAGCCGCCTGA
- a CDS encoding putative bifunctional diguanylate cyclase/phosphodiesterase, whose amino-acid sequence MNIDRPDDISEDVYVGFVRSLFRDAGILLVGAFTQGAMGLLVYWKTSAAIYLALAILMVAASIGRYLAIRRVSPDTIVTYESALAWERYYIVAGTIHGSAVGLFAFVCLYVVPDLFGEIAAVSLVLASTITIAGRNFGSRKMVAILSVSVVAPIAVGLMLKGDVYNVILGLFVIPFMFTINKMAHLVRKVLFTAISEEKKANRIAQRFNRALNTMSHGLVMLGPDGRVAVANAEAAHLMSLKSPDALLGRSIHGLLMRGVAGGMLAPKDCRYIEAQLTRALREGRDRKVLVSLANGQHYEFSAREGSQELGVITFEDVTARVEAEDKIRFMARYDSLTGLPNRAYFQELIGEAMASGDLERLCGLAVLDLDDFKSVNDTLGHPVGDGLIYAVAERLAAVTGPGVTVSRFGGDEFMIFFDRVEDESHLTSQIDEIFFDLQGEVDVAGHGLRIQASGGAMLSRVRDTDVDAMIVKADLALYKAKEFGKNTWRLFQASMDAAFRDRQLMKADLRTAVESKGLRVVYQPIVAMSTMRIASCEALCRWDHPDLGPISPSIFIPLAEEMGIISEISTFVLQAACAECVKWPDPTSVSVNLSAKDFRSSGIVQKVRDALAGSGLAAGRLEIEVTETALLDDKSLTRQYIEELKRLGVRIALDDFGTGYSSLSYLHRLPLDKVKIDRSFLMDVTQNPSSLALLKGVVELIRVLGLNVTIEGVETYEQLKILTHSIKPDMVQGFLFGSALTASGIGTMATTVWPFAIDKKPAGKRALS is encoded by the coding sequence ATGAACATAGATCGACCCGACGACATATCCGAGGACGTATACGTTGGCTTCGTTCGCTCGCTGTTTCGCGACGCAGGCATCTTGCTCGTTGGCGCCTTCACGCAAGGCGCTATGGGCCTGCTCGTGTACTGGAAAACGTCTGCGGCAATCTATCTCGCGCTCGCCATCCTGATGGTTGCCGCTAGCATCGGCCGTTATCTTGCGATCCGGAGGGTCAGTCCCGACACCATCGTCACCTACGAATCCGCGCTTGCCTGGGAACGCTACTACATTGTTGCCGGGACGATTCATGGGTCGGCGGTCGGACTTTTCGCGTTCGTATGCCTCTACGTGGTTCCGGACCTGTTTGGCGAGATTGCAGCGGTGTCGCTGGTGTTGGCAAGCACCATCACCATCGCCGGCCGCAATTTCGGCTCCCGAAAGATGGTCGCCATCCTGTCCGTGTCCGTGGTCGCGCCGATTGCGGTCGGCCTGATGCTGAAGGGCGACGTCTACAACGTCATTCTGGGCCTCTTTGTCATCCCGTTCATGTTCACCATCAACAAGATGGCGCATCTTGTGCGAAAGGTGCTGTTTACAGCAATCAGCGAAGAAAAGAAGGCGAACCGCATCGCCCAGCGCTTCAATCGCGCCCTGAACACCATGTCGCATGGCCTTGTGATGCTCGGCCCCGACGGCCGGGTAGCGGTGGCCAATGCCGAAGCCGCGCATCTGATGTCGCTCAAGTCGCCCGACGCGCTGCTCGGGCGATCGATCCACGGTCTGCTGATGCGCGGCGTTGCCGGCGGCATGCTGGCGCCGAAGGACTGCCGCTACATCGAAGCCCAGCTTACGCGCGCCCTGCGCGAGGGCCGCGATCGCAAGGTTCTCGTCTCGCTTGCGAACGGTCAGCATTATGAATTCTCGGCGCGCGAAGGCAGCCAGGAACTGGGCGTTATCACTTTTGAGGATGTGACGGCCCGCGTCGAGGCGGAAGACAAGATCCGCTTCATGGCGCGTTATGACAGCCTCACCGGCCTGCCCAACCGCGCCTATTTCCAAGAGTTGATCGGAGAGGCGATGGCATCCGGCGATCTCGAGCGTCTCTGCGGGCTCGCCGTGCTCGACCTCGACGACTTCAAGAGCGTCAACGACACGCTTGGGCACCCGGTCGGCGACGGATTGATCTATGCCGTCGCTGAACGGCTGGCGGCGGTCACCGGACCAGGCGTCACCGTCAGCCGTTTCGGCGGCGACGAGTTCATGATCTTCTTCGACCGCGTCGAAGACGAGAGCCATCTGACCAGCCAAATCGACGAGATTTTCTTTGACCTGCAGGGCGAGGTCGACGTCGCCGGCCATGGGCTGCGCATCCAGGCCAGCGGTGGCGCGATGCTTTCGCGGGTCAGGGACACCGATGTCGACGCCATGATCGTCAAGGCGGACCTCGCGCTCTACAAGGCCAAGGAATTCGGCAAGAACACTTGGCGGTTGTTCCAGGCATCGATGGATGCGGCATTTCGCGACCGTCAGCTGATGAAGGCGGATCTGCGCACCGCGGTGGAAAGCAAGGGGTTGCGGGTGGTCTATCAGCCGATCGTCGCGATGAGCACGATGCGGATCGCCAGTTGCGAGGCGCTGTGTCGTTGGGATCACCCCGATCTCGGACCGATCTCGCCCAGCATCTTCATTCCGCTGGCCGAAGAAATGGGCATCATTTCCGAGATCAGCACGTTTGTCCTGCAGGCGGCATGCGCCGAATGCGTCAAATGGCCCGACCCGACCAGCGTCTCGGTCAACCTTTCGGCCAAGGATTTCCGCAGCAGTGGCATCGTCCAGAAAGTCCGTGATGCGCTCGCCGGTTCCGGCCTCGCCGCCGGCCGCCTGGAAATCGAAGTCACCGAGACCGCGCTTCTCGACGACAAATCGCTGACGCGTCAGTATATCGAGGAGTTGAAACGGCTTGGCGTGCGCATTGCGCTAGACGACTTCGGCACAGGCTATTCGAGCTTGAGCTATCTCCACAGGCTGCCGCTCGACAAGGTCAAGATTGACCGCTCGTTCCTGATGGACGTCACCCAGAACCCGAGTTCGCTCGCGCTGTTGAAGGGCGTGGTCGAACTGATCAGGGTTCTCGGTCTCAACGTAACTATCGAGGGCGTTGAGACTTACGAGCAGCTCAAGATTCTGACGCACTCTATCAAACCGGATATGGTCCAGGGCTTTTTGTTTGGTTCAGCGCTGACAGCGTCCGGCATCGGAACGATGGCTACCACGGTCTGGCCATTCGCCATCGATAAAAAGCCTGCGGGCAAACGTGCGCTTAGCTGA